The Pseudoalteromonas sp. N1230-9 genome segment GCCAAAACGTGATGGCTTAAGTGTCTTATCTGATTGGCGAAGAAATGGTAATAAAATGCCCGTTATTATCTTAACCGCCCGTGATACATGGCGTGAGCGGGTAACAGGGTTAAGAGCTGGCGCAGATGATTACTTAATCAAACCATTTGAAATGGAAGAATTACTCGCACGCGTAGAAGCCCTTGTTAGGCGCAGCAATGGCCATGCTAGCAGCGTTTTAAGTGCCGGTTCTTTGGAATTAGATACCGCAACTCAACGTGCGACACTGGCAGGAACTCATCTTGATCTAAGCGCATTAGAATATCGTTTACTCGCCTACTTAATGAATAGACAGAATCAGGTTGTCTCCAAAGCAACACTGACAGAGCATTTATATCAAATGGACTTTGAACATAACTCAAATGTTATTGAAGTTTTGGTCAACCGTGTACGTAAAAAGCTAGGCACCACGCATATTCAAACCCGACGCGGACAAGGATATCTTCTCAATGCCGACGAATAAAACTTACTCGTTACGCGGTCGTTTAATCCAGCGCATGATCATTTTCATGATAATTGCGCTGAGTGTGTTATCGGTGGCACTAGTCATGCTTTTCGACTCATATATAGAGCGACGATTTGACCGAACGCTAACAAATAAATCAAACTCGTTATTGGCTGCCACACAGTTCACCGCATCTGGGGAGTTACAGCTGGATCACATCTCTGCGGCAGCGCGATTTCAAGAACCTTTATCTGGTTGGTATTGGCAAGTCATTCATCAAGGTGAGGTAAAACAGCAATCAGCTTCTTTATATGCCGACGCCCCGTTTCCTTTAATTGCTGAGCATAATAACCCGCAGCTAACTTTTATTGAATTTGAAGGACCAACAGGCTTAGCCTTACGAGGGGCCATTCGTCGTGTTCATTTTCAAGCTATCGATCAAACGGTATTCATCATTGTCAGTGGTCCAAAAGATGATATTCATAGTGATGTAATTGCTTTTGCAACACGCTTAATAGTCGCGTTTGCACTTTTAGGCTTAGTATTTGCCAGCCTTTTACTCTGGCAACTAAAAAAAATGCTTCATCCGATAAAAGAGTTACAACGAGGAATTCGCGCCATTCGAGATGGACAGCAAGACTCCTTGACTTTATCTCTTCCGAATGAGCTTGATGAAGTACAAACTGAACTTAATCATTTGCTACAAAATAATAAAGAAATATTAGAACGAGCTCGTTTGCAAGCATCGAATCTCGCTCATGCTTTGAAAAATCCAATTTCAGTGCTGAAGAATCATGCAAATCAGTTACCTCAAAGCGACGCAAAAATCATTCTCGAACAAGCTGAAAAGCTGAGTCAAAGCACGCATAGCCACTTGGCACGCGCTCGTTTGGCGGGCTCATTTGAAAAACTGGCAGCAAGAACCAATGTCGCAGACACACTCAGTGAGCTGATTTTTAGCCTTGAGCTTTTATATAAGCAAAAAGGCTTGAAAATAGATTTCTCTTGCCACCCTCATCTGCAATTTAATGGCGATAACCATGATCTTGATGAGGTCTTAGGGAATCTAATCGATAATGCCTGTAAATGGGCCATACAACGTGTATTTATTAAAGCAACACATGTTGAGCGAGGCATAGAAATATGCATAGAAGATGACGGCCCAGGTATTCCAATCACTGAACGCCAAACTGTGTTTGCTCCTGGCAAGCGCTTAGATGAAACAACACAAGGCAGTGGCTTAGGCCTCAATATAGTTCAAGATATTGTTCTACTGTATGGCGGCACTATTTCCTTGTATGACAGTACACTTTCAAAAACAGGTTTAGGTATCACTTTGCTACTACCTGGCACGCATATAATCATGGATTGACACTCGGAGTTCTTATGAAACAATTAATCTTATCAATTGCTTTATTTACCCTAACTGGATGCCAGCTCACTGAATTAATTAAAGATCCTGGGACAATTGAAACACAACTGAAAAAACAGCATGCCTTAGCAGCATTGGCGATCAACGAAGAGCTTGATCTGTTTTTAAGTGATCAAGGTCGTCAGCACCTGTTTCGTGAGTTGGCTCATAGCCTAAAAAAACCCACACACAGTAAAATAGTTAATCAAGACTCAGTGACTAAAACTCGCTGGACGGCAACCATCGACGACACCACTTTACAAGCCTTTCAGCTACAACGTGTTGGTCAAGAAAGTATAAAAACCAATTTTGAACTCATGTTTCTTGATATACCGGTGATTAGCAAAAATAAAATATCTCTTTTTCAGGCGCCATCGCCTGATTCAGCACCAATGGGTCAAATTGCCAAGAATGAATTAGTGAAAGTGCTAGCCTTAGAGCTTAATGAAGAATGGG includes the following:
- a CDS encoding response regulator transcription factor: MRALVVEDNTQAAEQISHALTEHGFAVDQCHDGEEAWFIGDTEEYDIAILDIGLPKRDGLSVLSDWRRNGNKMPVIILTARDTWRERVTGLRAGADDYLIKPFEMEELLARVEALVRRSNGHASSVLSAGSLELDTATQRATLAGTHLDLSALEYRLLAYLMNRQNQVVSKATLTEHLYQMDFEHNSNVIEVLVNRVRKKLGTTHIQTRRGQGYLLNADE
- a CDS encoding ATP-binding protein; translated protein: MPTNKTYSLRGRLIQRMIIFMIIALSVLSVALVMLFDSYIERRFDRTLTNKSNSLLAATQFTASGELQLDHISAAARFQEPLSGWYWQVIHQGEVKQQSASLYADAPFPLIAEHNNPQLTFIEFEGPTGLALRGAIRRVHFQAIDQTVFIIVSGPKDDIHSDVIAFATRLIVAFALLGLVFASLLLWQLKKMLHPIKELQRGIRAIRDGQQDSLTLSLPNELDEVQTELNHLLQNNKEILERARLQASNLAHALKNPISVLKNHANQLPQSDAKIILEQAEKLSQSTHSHLARARLAGSFEKLAARTNVADTLSELIFSLELLYKQKGLKIDFSCHPHLQFNGDNHDLDEVLGNLIDNACKWAIQRVFIKATHVERGIEICIEDDGPGIPITERQTVFAPGKRLDETTQGSGLGLNIVQDIVLLYGGTISLYDSTLSKTGLGITLLLPGTHIIMD
- a CDS encoding SH3 domain-containing protein, with the protein product MKQLILSIALFTLTGCQLTELIKDPGTIETQLKKQHALAALAINEELDLFLSDQGRQHLFRELAHSLKKPTHSKIVNQDSVTKTRWTATIDDTTLQAFQLQRVGQESIKTNFELMFLDIPVISKNKISLFQAPSPDSAPMGQIAKNELVKVLALELNEEWALIERDNQLIGYAKYADFENTIKKRDFLNSRPYELKVTYDNDLTRDGYVLPIHHIFGLAQCRIVKLQFKRQAIQQQRTINLCQKTPDVWFIDPHHDSATTAN